A region of the Mus caroli chromosome 7, CAROLI_EIJ_v1.1, whole genome shotgun sequence genome:
tgggattaaaggcctgcgccaccacgcccggctgttggACAAATTCttgatggaaaaaacaaaacaaaacactggccATGCAGTGATGAGAAGATGTGTTCAGTGTGTTGCAACTtgtgtatttataattttacatcCTGTAAGTCTGTTGCCAATATTTAAACACAACGTGTATTCCAAGCATAGTGGTGTGCGCCTGTAACACTGACCCCTGCCTTCGCTGCCATTGTCGCACATTACCGGAGTGTGTGGGAGCACCTGGGTCTTCCTGTGTGCGTAGTTTGCTGCTTTGTGTATAATTTTGATAAGATACTGTCAACCACACAACCTTTCAAAAGATTTGGAAGGGCCTCTTGGCCAGTAAATCAAATGTCTACCTGCGGCCACTAGAGGGCGGAAAGTCACTGCCAATGAGAGGCTTAGAATTAAAACAGGCTGGGGCTGAGAGTCCACAGACTGGAAGGtgtgagttcagatccctgcaATGCTAGCATCAGAGATGAggatccctggggtttgctgaTCATCCACACCATCccattccaggttcagtgagagacctccTCTCCCTAAGTAATGTAAGCAGTAGGTGAAGACACccagctctggcctctgtgtgtcacacacagggacacacacaaaatacagatGTTACCCAAGTACGTAAAgtaaccagaaagaaaaaatcagaaaatttggAGACCCAGCATGCAGAAAATGCAAAGTTGCTTTTACATGGTGTGTGCTGCTTTTAGCCCGGGACAGGGTCAAGCTTTGACTACCAAATGCCAGTGGAGAGCCAAGCCAAGGCTGGCAGTACACACCTGTCATCCACAGCAtatgagaaaggaagaggggcgACAGTAGTTCTGAGAAGAAAGCTAGGGAGATACCCAAATGTATTGATTAAAGTCCAGCCAAACCCAGTTGAATTATATTTGCTGCTTAGGGGTTCAATCCAAGGAGCTCAGCAGGGAGTGGGgcgttgtggcgcacgcctttaattccagcacttgggaggcagaggcaggcaggtttctaagttcgaggccatcctggtctacagagtgagttcaagacagctagggctacacagagaaaccctgtctcaaaacaaaaaaaaaaaacctaaaaaacaaaaaaattaattttcttctgaaGAATAAAACAGACTCAGGATCTACTACTGTCAGCCTGAGAGGGAGTGTGGCTCCAGTGGGACATGCCTGGGATGCCACAGTAAGAAACTGGAGTGTTGTCAGAGGGTAGAGCTCAGAGCCTGGGTCCTAACTCTGGTACTCTCCACCCAATGCCTTAAGACCCATTACTTGGTTTGCCATTTTAAAGTTGACAAGAATAAAACTCCTAAATCCTTGAAATCCACATGGTGGGAAGAAAACACCACCACAACACATCGTCTGacccgcgcacacacacacaaattcaataaaaataaacaagatgctgggtgtggtggtgcacgcctttaatcccagcacttgggaagcagaggcaggtggatttctgagttcgaggccagcctggtctacagagtgagttcctggacagccagggctacacagagaaaccctgtctcaaaaacaaaaaacaaacaaaaaaacaagataaactGCCTTGGGATACTGAACCCCACAGGGAAGTGTCAAGCAAGCCCCTGTAAGAGCCAGTGATTTCCCAGCCGGTAGTCCCAGAGCTCGCCAGCAGAGGGCGCGCACGCCATTCCATGCCTTGCTAAGTAATTGTGTCTGCTCCGGAATACACACACAGCCTGGGCTAAATTGGATGACATTTCCACCAGCACTTGGGGACTTTGAAGTCTCTTCTTCCGAGCTGTATGTCAAAGCTCTTGCGATGTCACCACTTTTTCTGAAGATGAGCACTGTACATGTTTTGCAGTCTGGAATTTTTAGGAAGACACTGGCCTGGCATGGACCTCATTAAAAAATTCTCGGgtagccgggcttggtggcgcacgcctttaatcccagcactcgggaggcagaggcaggggatttctgagttcgaggccagcctggtctacagagtgagttccaggacagccagggctacacagagaaaccctgtctagaaaaacaaaaaaacaaaaaatttctgGGGTtccaactgggcatggtggtgcacacctttaatcccagcactcaagagtcagGAGCAGActgatgtctgagttcgaggccagcctgatgtacaaaATGACTTCCACGttagccaaggctgcacagatctgtctcaacaaaacaacaaaaagttctGTGTCCAGTCTTCCAGATAATCAGGCTTACTAGTAAACGCCTTTACCCAGGTGCGGGttcatttgggaagaaagaatcttttatttatttgtttatttaggaagagtcttttacttgcttgtttgtttattatatacattGGTTgtgttgtctgagtgtgtgtgtgtgtgtgtgtgtgtgtgtgtgtatgtctgtgtgatccCCTGGAAATAAAGTTGCATAGAACGTTATTTCTGCCCCAGGCAGAAAGATTTTTGTTGAGAAAAAGCCTCCatgcggggcagtggtggcgcacgcctttaatcccagcactcggaaggcagaggcaggcggatttctgagttcgaggccagcctggtctacatagtgagttccaggacagccagggctacacagagaaaccctgtctcgaaacccccccccccaaaaaaaaagaaaaaaaagaaaaaaaaaaagaaaaagcctccaTAACGTTGGCATGTAGACAAGTCTGTGGAGTTTTTTCCTGAATGATGATTGGTGTAGGAAGAGTCAGCCTATTATGGGCGGGGCCACCCCGACCAGGTTCatctgggtgctgtaagaaagcaggctgagcaaagccTGGGGCACAAGCCAGTCAGCCATGATCCTCcaaggcttctgcatcagctcctgccccaacttcccgAAATGATGAGCAGTGGTCTGAAATAAGCCTTTTTTCCCTCAAGTTCCTTTTCCTCACAGTTTTTAATTCCCAGGACACTTGCTGAGCTATGCAgccagcacccccaccccactacttattttatttgtgtgggtgtgagtgccCTGAGAGGCCAGAAAACTCATGAGATTGCTCTGGGATGGAGTCCCAAGCACTCGTGAACtgcctggcatgggtgctggggtccCAACACTAGGATCCATCTgcaggacacacatgcacactcacacacacacatacacactcatgcacgtgcatacacatgcacgcacacacatgcacatacacttttctttctttctttctttctttctttctttctttctttctttctttctttctttctttcttttcgagacagggttttctctgtatagccctggctgtcctggaactcactctgtagaccaggctggccttgaatttagaaatctgcctgcctctgcctcctaagtgctggggattaaaggcgtgtgccaccactgcccagttgattgtttttcaagacacagtttctctgtgtgacagtcctggctgtcctagaactggttttgtagaccaggctggcctcaaattcagagatctgtctgtctctgtctctcaaatgttaggactaaaggtgtgccaccgcctggctttttttttttttgcaccccttctgcttttaaattaaaatgtaattacattttatttccccccaaccttttttttaaacaaaaccaaacaggccAGACATGAACGCCCAGACGTCCTCCTGCGCCAGACTCTGCCCTCGCATGCTGTATTAAGGATGTATAGCACTCTCCGTGTGGCTCAATGCAGCTGACACAGAGGCGCTCTCCCTCCTCATTCCTGGCTATTCCATTTTCAGAACCCTCACCATGGGGTGTTTCACTGAGAGCTGTGGTTGTTTCTCCAGCTGTGGTTTTGTGCTTCCCCACCCTGCAGCACTTAGGGGCGGGCTGCATTTCCTGCCTGGCTTTCCTGCGGCCCCCAGGCTGCTGGCTTTATTCTTGGCCTCTGGGAACGCCCTCAAACGTCGTCCACTAATGCCCCAGAGCAGTGCTCCTCAACCTTTAACACCCTCTTGTTTTGACAGATCcccaccaaccataaaatcatttttgttgctattgccTAACGGtgattttgctgttatgaatcgtaatgtatgTGGCCCTGTGGAGGGGACATCACTGCTGGACTATGCCCTCTTGAGGCTCTCCGCACTCAGCGCCAGCATGATCCTCCATctcctcacagacagacagacagaaagatagagcAGGGGACCCCAGCAACAGCTTTTATTGCTCCTAGGCAGGGCAGGTTAGCTTGTGCTGTTGACATTCAGAGTTCAGATTGTGGTTCAGTCAGGGTGTGGCCCCGCGTCAGTGCTGGGGATGCTATCAGTGGGTGTCACTTATCTTTGAGTGCCTGAGTATCCTGGGCAGGTTGGGGAGCCCCAGGGCTGGTGACAGGGGTCTCGGGGAGAGAAGGTGACTGAGGGCCCAAGAACCAGGAACACCAGAGCCGAGTCTGTGTCCTGGGGGCGGGGCTGGCTGCAGTGGCCCCGCGGTTGTCCCCCATTTGGTCATGGGGTCGGAAGTCTGAGAGACCTGGGGATCAGAGCTCATCATGGTGCCTGGTCAGATCCTCACCGTAGTTGGTGGCCTGGCTGCCAACGAACATGTTCCAGTTGTTCAAGATCTCAGCTTTGCTCAGCCGGCCATCCTGTGGGCAGAGGGGTCAGCAGGAGGCAGGGCCCACAGGGGACATCCCCACTAGGCTGTCCCTAGGGCCCCTCCGCTGCCTGGCTGCTCTCCTCTAGGCCTCAGCCCCCATCTGTTTCTCCGGATCTGTCTCTCGGTCTCTTTCCTTTTCGCTCTCTGTTTTCGGACCCACCTGCGTGCAGGCAGTAGTAGCCCAGGCTCACCTTGTCCGTGTCACTCTCATGCAGCAGGTGGTTGGCCTCCACCAGGGGCTGGTCCTGGGACGGAGGCAGCACCCAGTAACCGACTTCACTGCCATCCAGTCGCCCGTCCTTGTTCAGATCCCGGAACTCTCGGAACTGCTGCCGCTCTGTCTGCACCCAGGCAGGTTCCTCCTCCCCAGGCTCCTCGGAGTACAGGTCCGCTGAaggggatgtgggggtgggggagatgaggGCTAGAACAGCCCTGGAGGCCTGGGAGACCTTTGTCCTGCATCCCAAAAGCCATCTTCCCGGTACCCACACGCCTCCCTCCGCATTCTTCCCTCTGGATCCcatctgcacacacacccacacaccagcCGCCAGACCCCTTGGTCATTCATCCTACATCTTCTGTCAAATTTGTTTCAGGGATAAAACatgttatttaaaaagatttagagggactggagaaatagctcagcagttaagagcactgactgctcttccagaggtcctgagttcaattcccagcaaccacatggtggctcaccaccatctataatgtgatctgatgcccttttctggtgtgtctgaagccagctacagtgtactcacatacataaatctttaaaacaaacagacaaaaaagattagctgggtgtggtggctcacgcctttaatcccagcacttgagaggcagaggcaggtggatttctgagttcgagtccagcctggtctacagagtgagtttcaggacagccagggctacaaagagaatccctgtctagaaaaaaacaaaaacaaacaaaaaacaaacaaaagatttagaaagaaaacccaagggaaaaaataaagcacTCATTTCTTATAAATGTCATAAACACATGATGTTCAAACAAAAATGTCTTCCTTGCATATTGCTTGCATGGAATACTTCATATATAAAAAATCCCGTGAGTTGGGGCTAAAGACATAGCGCAGTTGGTGGAGTCCCTGTTTaaaacaaagccctgggttctgtcccagCACTGTGTAAGCAGGGCAAGGCTGCGGTGCCATGGACCCAGCTCTGTGGAGGTGGAGGTCTGGGGATCAGGAATTGAAGGTGTCCTTCActtcatagcaagttcaaggccagcctgagttacagaagacttagctcaaaaaaaaaaaatttttttaagccAGCAAAACCATATTTTATCCTCATTAGCACCTCCCTGAGTCAAACAGCCTGAGGCTAGCacagggctggctggccaggctgAAACACTTCAAATGGCCCTAAACAGGTCAACTGGAGAGAGACACTGTTAGGGAAACAAGACAAATCTTGAGTCTGGTACAACCAACAAAGCCCCTGAGCTATTATGAGCCCCAGGCTGTCCCCAAAGGGGCCTCTCTGGTGCTTTCTGCACTAAGTTTCCAATGGATGCTCCCTGGGCTCGGCATGCAGTTGATTCTGCACACAGTGGGGCTTGATTCATACAGCTTGAAGAGTGAGGACCGGACCTCTGCCCTCCTTGGTGCCAGGAGATGGCCGGCCTCAGGTGGGAACAGGCTTTTCTCACCGATATACTCTTCCACCTGCACGTAGCCATCTTTGTTCTTGTCAAGGTCCTCCAGGGTCTCCTGGGGAGAGGCATTGGCGTGAAGGGTCAGTGTACCTACAACTGAGCACTACCCACCCAGGGGAGGAGAGGCGGGGCCGTGGGATGTTACTGGGATGGGATGTACTTGTGTCCAGTGGAAGGCAGCCAGGAACCCCCATGTCCAATCCTGCCCAGCTTTGTCTGGTTTTATGAGATAGGCTCTCATTGTGTAGTCCTGGTGGGAATATAActcaaggctggctttgaactcacagacctgcctgctcccgagtgctaggattaaaggcatgtgccaccactgcccggctcatggatgatgtatttttatgtatatggatgttttgcctgcatgcctgtgtaccacgtgcatgcAGTCCCTCCAAAGCCAATAAGGCCATCAGACCCTGCAGAACTGGAGTTATTCTGGGGCTGAGAAAATAACCCCAGCTTCTGccagaacagcaagtgctcttaaccgttaagccatctctcaagcatATGGACCATTTTTTGGCACATACACCAACACGTCCTCTCTTCATGCTATctgtcctaattttaaaaaaatggtttctggggttggagagatggctcagtggttaagagcaccaactgcacttccgaaggtcctgagttcaaatcccagcaaccacatggtggctcacaaccatccataatgagatctgatgccctcttctgttgcatctgaagacagctacagtgtacttagatataataataaataaatcttttttaaaagaaaggtttcggcctgggcagtggtggtgcacacctttagttccagtgCTAGCAAGATCAgcaaactctgtgagttcaaggtctgcccgatctacaaagtgacttccaggacagccagggctacacagagaaaccttgcctcagaaacccagatagatagatagatagatagatagatagatagatagatagatagatagctcaTCACAATTAGCAGTGGACCCCAAGAGACAAAGCAAACATACAAGATCCCGGTAGCTACCACacaggcatgaagacctgaattgcATTACTCAAAACCTGCGTAAgatgggcctggtggcacacttataatcccaaagcagggggggcagagacaggaggatgccttgGGAGAGCTGGTCAGCCAGGCTAATCTGATCAGCAAGCCCCACATCCTGGTCAATACCTAGTTTCAAGGAACAAATAGCAACCAAGAGTGGAGCCATGGCCCAGCGGTGAAGAATGTGTGCTGTCTCACAGACGGCCTgagtgcagttcccagcacccagtgggCAGCTCgtgaccacctgtaactccaggtctaggtGGTTCagcgccctcttgtggcctctacAGCACCTGCACgcccagccatctttccagtaAGTACATTTCATATCTGGTATCTGAGATGTGATTAGATCACAGCGTGTTACATGTGCATTTCAAATAAACTGTGTTCTCCTGGGTCTGGACACAATTGGTGTTCACATGAGGCTCTTCTTAGGATATGGTTGCCTGGGGACAGGCTGGAGATTGGACACCTAATGGAACACAGGTGCCAGGCACTGGATGGGGAATAGACATGGTGGGGGCCTGGAATCCTTGTGAAGGATGCTGGGACCCAGGACAGGTTTGGGAAACATGTTCTCCACAATGTTACTCACTGCCACCACGATGTCCCGCATGTGAGGGAACTCCTCCGGATGCAGAAAAGCCGTCAGCTCTTCCCGAGTGGCCATGGAGTCGCCATCTTGGTCGGCTACCCGGAATCGCCGCTCATCCCGAGCCAGCATCTTCTTGTAGGTCTCGGCATCCTCCACATCATGAAACTCCTCTCctggggagggcagatgtgggtgAATGTGCGGTCACAGAGGCGAGAGCTGGGACTTAGGAAACAGAAGGACCCAGCTAGTGGAAGGACTGCCACAGAATGTAAGAAGTGACATGTGTCAGTCACATCATGGGTGTGTGGGCAGGTCTGTCATTCGCGATACTTAAAAGACCGAAGCAAGGGAATtgcgagttcaaggtcagcctgggtaacTAAGCAAGACTGTCAGCCCAGCagggagcccctgcctagaatcccccagtgaggagtggggatgtggctcagcctttcctagctctgggttcagtccctagagatgtaaaataattttcatgtgtAATATACTCAGTTCCCTGTATCTGGCTATGACACAGTCAGTGACGTCATAGACTGACTCCGCAGCCCCGAGAATGTCCTCAATAGTCTCCATCTAcgatcttttgtttttctgatggggtttcactgtgtagcccagactgacatGGAGCTCACTGGGTAGCCCGTTAgttcacagagacctgcctgcctctccctccaagtgctgagattaaaggggagCTGCACCATCCCCACTCCCCAGTCTACTTTCTGTCTTGTCACCTACAATGCTCCACTTGGTCCTCACACAAAGCCAAATGATGGTCTTTTCCATTTGTCCACTCTTCTGAATGTACAATGACATGGACTGGGAGTGGACACTGGCCTGGTTAGCCCTGAAGTTCTTTTCTGATACAGTAAGTGACTGACTCTGACTCCATGACAGACAGCAGGGAAGGGCTTTTCTCCGGAGGAGGGACAGCATATGTAAAGTGCAGAGAACTCAGGAGCTGAGGAGATCTGGACTCCACAGAAGAAACTTTTGGGGTAGAAGCCCTATCAACACAACACTGAAGGTGGGAGAGACTAATAATGaggcatctgtctgtctcctaaGGTCCCTGGAGGATGGACAGAGTCACCTGTGCTATGCCTATCCTTGAGCTCTgggctatcctcctgcctccacgtcTCAAGTGCTGAGACTGAGGAAGACTGCTAACCAggtgtgctggctaattttatgtcaacttgacagaggtcagagtcctctgagaggagggaaccccaGCTGAGAGGACGCTTCCCTAAGACTGGGCCATAGGTAGGGCTGTTATGGTCtctttcctaatgctgctaccctCTAATACAGCCCCGCAAGTTCTGGTGACCCCCATAAAATTattgtgttgctacttcataactataactttgctactgttatgacttgtGGTGTAACTATCTGATACACAGTATCTCTGATATGTGACCcgcccccaaaggggttgtgacccactgGTGGAGAACCAGTGCTATAGGGAATTCTTCAGTGATGGACCCCAGACGTAGAagcataagccaaacaaaccctttcctctccaacgtGCTTTCGGTCACAGTGTCTCATGATAGCACTagtaaccctagctaagacaccaGTGCCACGGATGGGTCTGGATAACAGGGTTAAGCATTAAGTATTCCTGCCACGAATGTGAAGTCTCCAGTCAACTTGTCACATAGATTGGATTTCAGAAGGAAGAgcaaatgacatttgaaatggaGGGGAAGTATCTGGGATAAGATCCTAAAAGTGAGGTCAAAGGGCAAAGGCGAGGTGGGCATACCGGGCTCATAATGGCCATAGGTGGCATTGCGCAACTCCTCCCAACCCACGCGCCCGTCGCGGTCCGTGTCGTAGGTGTGCCAGGCTGCGCTCACCGAGTCACGGATGTGCCGCTGCTGTGTGTGCGCAATCCACGCGCGGAGCTCAGCTAAGGACACCCAGCCGTCGCTGTCCCCAGCAAGGTCCATGCGGTCTACGATCCGCCTGCGAGGGGAATGAATGTCAGTCTCTGGCCCTGCCCAATGAGGCCCTGCCCCTACAGTTAGAGATGCAGTCAATCTCAACCCTGACCCCACCCACCTAGGCCCCTCCCTGTCATATATAGAGTTACCCTTGTACCTATATAAGACAAAAATGGGGACTTggtgatggctcagcggttaaaaaccctggctgctcttgtaggaacctgggtttgattcccatgAGCCCCACGAGGCAGGTCACAAGCATCTCTAACTCTGGATGCAGGAACCCATTTTCCACTTTTGGCCCCTGTGGGCATAAGACATGTTAATGGTTAATGGGCACACATGAAAAATacccacacaaaaaaagaaaaagaagggctggagagagggctcagtggttaagagcactaactgctcttccaggggtcctgagttccttcaatttccagcaaccacatggtggctcccaaccatttgtaatgagatctgacaccctcttctggtgtgtctgaagacagctacagtgtacttagatataataataaatcttaagaagaaagaaagataagggAGAAAAATGTCACCCAAGGTCTGCAAGCAAACTGGGGTGGGACTCCGAATGAACCCAGGAGAGGAactgtctgttttctgtttggtaGTTTTTAACGGAttgttgggggtttttgtttgtttgagagaggggGTATCATTATGTACTCCTGGTTAGcttgaaacttactctgtagaccagactggtcctgaactcacggagatctgcctgcctctgccttccaagtcctgggattaaaactgtGAGCCAGTGCAGGACCAGGAGAAGCTTTACCATTGATAGGTTTCACCCACCCCTAGGTCTTTGCCAACCCTGACTCCGCCCCTTGCCCTAGCCACGCCCCTCAGAGACCTGGGTCACAGGCTAGGAAAGAGTAGAAATGCTAGGAACTGAGGGAGCTGCATCTATTAATCTTAGTACCAGGCCCATCTAAAAGCCTAGCCTGTCCCCTACAGGAGTCCTAGAGGAGTTAGTTAGTTGGATTAGCACCCGGCACAAATCAAGACCCTCTACTCTAGCCCCGACCTCTAAGCGCTGCACAGACCCTAGCAGGACTTGAGCTTTAGTGTGAACAGGGTGTCTGGCCTCTAACTTTACCCCAATCCTAGAGTGCCACTGTCTCTATTAACCTTGAAGCTCCGCCTCTCACCATCTCAGGGCCCGCCCCTCTTTCAAGTTCAGTCTGCCCACTTCCCTAGATGGGCTGATCAATTTGGGgctcctctctctccagctctgccctgctACTATTTGCCCagtttaaaattagaaattgCCATCACATTAAAGACAcaggtctttaatctcagcactcgggaggcagaggcaggcggatttctgaattctggACCAGtctcgtctacagagtgaatttcagacTAGCTAGTCCCACAAATGAAATTCTATCTCAAAGTACtactaataatgaaaataatcaagCATATTTGCACGAGTGGCCTTCTTGTCCCGGGCCCATGCTGTCTGTGTCTGTCACCTAGAAACGGGGCAAGCCCGTCCAGTCCAGTTGGCATCACTCATTCCAGGTCAACCTGATCTCTGACCTTGGCATCTTCCTCAAATCCCATGTCTTCAGTCTCTACCGAGAGTCGGTGACCGGATGTCCAGACAGAGGCATAGGGGGGACTGAGGTAGAGGGAAACCCAGGGGTTGGTGACACAGGTCCCCCACAGCCTCAGGTTTAGCTCCGCCTTCTCCCAGGAGGTGAGTGCCACAGTTTTGTCTTTTCAGTGaacttctctctccccacctcccacttctGCCCCGCTCCTCGCATCCTCCTACCCAAGTCGGGCCTGGCTTTCCTCTGGGCTGAGTTTGTCAAATTCCTTGGCCACGTCTCGTCCCAGGAACGCCTCATGGTCGTACTGGAAATTCCCGTGGGCGTCATCGTGGGGGGCCTCGCTCAGGGGGGTTCCATGATGCACCCTACCCTGGCCATGAGGTCCTGCATCAGGGGATGGCTTCCCGAGGGCCCAGCGCCTCAGCAGtaagagaagcaacagaaacgaCCATCGCCACATCATCGGTTCCTGGGGAGAGGTGAGG
Encoded here:
- the Rcn3 gene encoding reticulocalbin-3 isoform X1; the encoded protein is MMWRWSFLLLLLLLRRWALGKPSPDAGPHGQGRVHHGTPLSEAPHDDAHGNFQYDHEAFLGRDVAKEFDKLSPEESQARLGRIVDRMDLAGDSDGWVSLAELRAWIAHTQQRHIRDSVSAAWHTYDTDRDGRVGWEELRNATYGHYEPGEEFHDVEDAETYKKMLARDERRFRVADQDGDSMATREELTAFLHPEEFPHMRDIVVAETLEDLDKNKDGYVQVEEYIADLYSEEPGEEEPAWVQTERQQFREFRDLNKDGRLDGSEVGYWVLPPSQDQPLVEANHLLHESDTDKDGRLSKAEILNNWNMFVGSQATNYGEDLTRHHDEL
- the Rcn3 gene encoding reticulocalbin-3 isoform X2 — encoded protein: MLARDERRFRVADQDGDSMATREELTAFLHPEEFPHMRDIVVAETLEDLDKNKDGYVQVEEYIADLYSEEPGEEEPAWVQTERQQFREFRDLNKDGRLDGSEVGYWVLPPSQDQPLVEANHLLHESDTDKDGRLSKAEILNNWNMFVGSQATNYGEDLTRHHDEL